One region of Syntrophobacter fumaroxidans MPOB genomic DNA includes:
- a CDS encoding CHC2 zinc finger domain-containing protein translates to MSMGGTDNVREYYRLVTEMDIGDVARELLPGRITQETGQRLMCDCPNHQSQSRLSLHVMLDKQGWYCFGCGVGGDVLQLVEFIQTGSVTAGQSGPMPDSHRQARDYLAKKAGLPPLSRYGLSQERLAQTEADRAFELRVKDALTALARLYHARLKESPEVLDWLKSKYALSEKTIDDLLIGYADNASGAVAQLTGGEDGFSKRELAATGAFRPTSQDGLTPFFERRIVFPYWSRGRVVFMIGRKTPWTPDVGWEQGKYKKLPVHDEHQRPYVADFINNALLFNEDCLLARPGKVIITEGVTDCLALMQLGLPTVSPVTVRIRAADWERLIPKLRGVETVYICQDNELSQAGLKGALQTARTLAEHKIDTRLVTLPLSETQISARQELTERFGLTASVGPKELAKLLAGRPAEEIQAAEALLATAKIDVNDYIAAGHTREDFERLLAEASTPIEFGVRSLPEGAEEEERNRLLEPILGEISEQSPLEQARLLKLVQERIGGGVSMATLKEQIRAIQKDRKVEFRNEKKKAKRMSGAMPGSCRARVDEVLIDTELENGAPDYTLAAEAAYDWFNANGAQFFHTLQGEPFMYFDNAIYWMDSPDRGRKRHYAAMLYKHTGMVPTTGGGRTFFEVLPSLAMIRGQVRDHFSWLHTDVASYTVYFNLNNPEHEIAKITPDEIQIMKNGGNEDGIILDGSRKMKPLKFLPDADLEEADRLLVDLLVGNMTCPQGDRFLILSWLSCFLLIDFAGTRPMTRFEGSAGSGKTTASKITSTLLYGEPQHKKATDAANYTDGSQNPLIVLDNIEVKQMTEDLTTFMLTSITGIAKEKRKSGTDSETITERTKCLLNTTGIEPLCGELSEILSRSFVINFDLANQASDCFLESEVISAIQQNRDLIISAIMKRTSHVLAMIRDGAQKQVMRLLHRTMPTHGKRRCNDYLSLMYLMMLAGSEEHEVTTGLEELSPLFIEQIHSINDTSQEMARESNPIATALASLFHAYRNAVELDEKARYGEDDRANHVVGFIERYQVRFENENTMEPVSAGRLLAALRRVGREFNLEFEYKKPAQLGRRISNDLDVIRDAGFDIDRQRNAHTKNFEYRIGCRGV, encoded by the coding sequence ATGAGCATGGGCGGAACGGATAACGTCAGGGAGTATTACCGGCTCGTCACCGAGATGGACATCGGTGACGTGGCCCGGGAACTCCTGCCGGGACGGATCACCCAGGAGACCGGCCAGCGCTTGATGTGCGACTGCCCCAACCATCAGAGCCAGTCGCGCCTGTCGCTGCACGTGATGCTCGACAAGCAGGGCTGGTACTGCTTCGGCTGCGGGGTTGGCGGCGATGTGCTGCAGCTCGTGGAGTTCATTCAGACGGGCTCGGTCACCGCCGGGCAATCGGGTCCGATGCCGGACAGCCACCGCCAGGCCCGGGACTATCTCGCCAAAAAGGCGGGCTTGCCGCCACTGTCGCGCTATGGCCTGAGCCAGGAGCGTCTGGCTCAGACGGAGGCGGACCGCGCCTTCGAGCTGCGGGTCAAGGACGCGCTGACGGCGCTGGCCAGGCTTTACCACGCCAGACTCAAGGAGTCGCCGGAGGTCCTCGACTGGCTGAAATCAAAATATGCCCTGAGCGAGAAAACCATCGACGATCTCCTGATCGGCTATGCGGACAACGCGTCCGGCGCGGTCGCCCAACTGACCGGAGGTGAAGACGGCTTCTCCAAGCGAGAGCTCGCCGCCACCGGCGCTTTCAGGCCCACCAGCCAGGACGGGCTGACGCCATTTTTCGAGCGCCGCATCGTCTTTCCTTACTGGAGCCGTGGCCGGGTGGTGTTCATGATCGGCCGCAAGACGCCGTGGACCCCGGACGTGGGCTGGGAGCAAGGGAAATACAAGAAGCTGCCGGTTCACGACGAGCACCAGCGGCCCTACGTCGCCGACTTCATCAACAACGCGCTGCTGTTCAACGAGGACTGTCTGCTGGCAAGGCCCGGCAAGGTCATCATCACCGAGGGGGTGACCGATTGCCTGGCGCTGATGCAACTGGGACTGCCCACCGTGTCGCCGGTCACCGTCCGCATCCGGGCCGCCGATTGGGAGCGCCTGATCCCCAAGCTGCGCGGCGTCGAAACCGTCTACATCTGCCAGGACAACGAACTTTCCCAGGCCGGTCTCAAGGGGGCGCTGCAAACCGCCCGCACCCTGGCCGAACACAAGATCGACACCCGTCTGGTAACGCTGCCTCTGTCGGAGACACAAATCTCGGCCCGGCAGGAGCTGACCGAACGCTTCGGCCTGACGGCGAGCGTGGGGCCGAAGGAGCTGGCCAAGCTGCTGGCGGGACGGCCCGCCGAAGAGATTCAGGCGGCCGAGGCGCTTCTCGCCACCGCCAAGATCGACGTCAACGATTACATTGCCGCCGGGCATACCCGGGAGGATTTCGAACGTCTGCTCGCCGAAGCCAGCACGCCCATCGAGTTCGGCGTGCGCTCGCTACCCGAGGGCGCTGAAGAGGAGGAACGCAACCGCCTGCTCGAACCGATCCTTGGAGAGATTTCCGAGCAGTCGCCGCTGGAACAGGCCCGTCTGCTGAAGCTGGTGCAGGAGCGCATCGGCGGTGGTGTTTCCATGGCCACCCTGAAGGAACAGATCCGCGCCATCCAGAAGGACCGCAAGGTAGAGTTCCGCAACGAAAAGAAGAAGGCCAAGCGGATGTCCGGCGCGATGCCCGGATCATGCCGCGCCCGGGTCGACGAGGTGCTGATCGACACGGAGCTGGAGAACGGAGCTCCTGATTACACCCTGGCCGCCGAGGCCGCCTACGACTGGTTCAACGCCAACGGTGCCCAGTTCTTTCACACCCTGCAGGGCGAGCCGTTCATGTATTTCGATAACGCCATCTATTGGATGGATTCGCCGGACCGGGGCCGCAAGCGCCACTACGCGGCCATGCTCTACAAGCACACGGGCATGGTGCCGACCACGGGCGGCGGACGGACATTTTTCGAGGTGCTGCCCAGTCTGGCCATGATCCGTGGCCAGGTGCGCGACCATTTCTCCTGGCTGCACACCGATGTGGCCTCCTACACCGTCTATTTCAATCTGAACAATCCGGAGCACGAGATCGCCAAGATCACCCCGGACGAGATTCAGATCATGAAAAACGGCGGCAACGAGGATGGCATCATCCTGGACGGCTCGCGGAAGATGAAGCCGCTGAAATTCCTGCCCGACGCCGACCTCGAAGAGGCGGACCGGCTCCTGGTCGATCTGCTGGTGGGCAACATGACCTGTCCGCAGGGGGATCGCTTTCTCATCCTTTCCTGGCTCTCCTGCTTCCTGCTGATCGATTTCGCCGGGACGCGGCCCATGACCCGCTTCGAGGGCTCGGCCGGATCGGGCAAGACTACCGCCAGCAAGATCACGTCGACGCTGCTTTACGGCGAGCCCCAGCACAAGAAGGCCACCGACGCGGCGAACTACACCGATGGCTCGCAGAACCCGCTCATCGTCCTCGACAACATCGAGGTCAAGCAGATGACCGAGGACCTGACCACCTTCATGCTGACCAGCATCACCGGCATCGCCAAGGAGAAACGCAAGAGCGGCACCGACAGCGAGACCATCACGGAGCGGACCAAATGCCTGCTGAACACCACCGGCATCGAGCCGCTGTGCGGGGAGCTTTCGGAGATCCTGTCGAGGTCCTTCGTCATCAACTTCGACCTCGCCAACCAGGCCAGCGACTGTTTTCTGGAATCGGAGGTCATCTCCGCCATCCAGCAGAACCGGGATCTGATCATCTCGGCCATCATGAAGCGGACCAGCCATGTGCTGGCGATGATCCGGGACGGAGCCCAGAAGCAGGTCATGCGCCTGCTGCACCGAACCATGCCGACCCATGGCAAACGCCGGTGCAACGACTATCTGAGCCTGATGTACCTGATGATGCTGGCCGGGTCCGAGGAACACGAGGTGACCACCGGACTCGAGGAGCTGAGCCCACTGTTCATCGAGCAGATCCATTCCATCAACGACACCAGCCAGGAGATGGCGCGGGAGTCGAACCCCATCGCAACGGCGCTGGCGTCACTATTTCACGCTTATCGGAACGCGGTGGAGCTGGACGAGAAGGCCCGCTACGGCGAGGACGACCGGGCAAACCACGTCGTCGGGTTCATCGAACGCTACCAGGTGAGGTTCGAGAACGAGAACACCATGGAACCGGTATCGGCGGGACGGCTGCTCGCGGCGCTGCGTAGGGTCGGCCGGGAATTCAACCTCGAGTTCGAATACAAAAAACCCGCCCAGCTCGGTCGGCGCATCAGCAACGACCTGGACGTCATCCGGGACGCCGGGTTCGACATCGACCGGCAGCGCAACGCCCACACCAAGAACTTCGAGTACCGCATCGGTTGCAGAGGTGTTTAA
- a CDS encoding tyrosine-type recombinase/integrase, translating into MSNRTADLDLTGATEAFCARLSAEGRATATIAAYRRDLALVARVAGELAPGIVCRAVTAGFLDQVFSAGAVTESERGPRSAASLHRMKAAVRAFFAWAVEVGVVDDNPARSIRMQRLPRKLPVFLTTAEKKRLLKELKGRTDFSALRDRAMIEVLLGTGIRLGELAALDMDDIDLDAKHLRVRAKGNVPQVKFIKTDLRTLLRRYLAERRRHGRPEMEALFLSNRDGRLCQRQIANRLAHWLRKAGIEKELTPHGLRHTFATHLYGATNDLLVVQRALGHRDVSTTQIYTHLVDGQLEEALERL; encoded by the coding sequence ATGAGCAACCGAACGGCTGACCTCGACCTGACGGGCGCGACAGAGGCGTTCTGTGCCCGCCTGTCCGCCGAAGGACGCGCCACTGCGACCATAGCCGCATACCGCCGGGACCTCGCCCTGGTGGCCCGCGTTGCCGGGGAGCTGGCCCCGGGTATCGTCTGTCGGGCGGTCACGGCAGGATTCCTCGACCAGGTGTTCTCCGCTGGGGCGGTCACCGAGAGTGAGCGCGGCCCACGCTCGGCGGCCTCGCTCCATCGGATGAAGGCGGCGGTGCGGGCTTTTTTCGCCTGGGCCGTCGAAGTGGGCGTGGTCGATGACAATCCGGCCCGGTCCATCCGCATGCAGCGACTGCCGAGAAAGCTGCCGGTTTTCCTGACCACCGCCGAAAAGAAACGACTGCTCAAGGAACTCAAGGGAAGGACCGACTTCTCCGCGCTGCGCGACCGCGCCATGATCGAGGTGCTGCTGGGCACCGGGATCAGGCTTGGCGAGCTGGCCGCGCTCGACATGGATGACATCGACCTCGACGCCAAGCATCTGCGGGTGCGGGCCAAGGGGAATGTGCCGCAGGTCAAGTTCATCAAGACCGACCTCCGCACATTGCTGCGCCGTTACCTGGCCGAGCGACGTCGACACGGCCGCCCGGAAATGGAAGCCCTGTTCCTGTCGAACCGGGACGGCAGACTCTGCCAGCGGCAGATTGCCAACCGGCTCGCCCACTGGCTGCGGAAGGCCGGGATCGAGAAGGAACTGACGCCGCACGGGCTGCGGCATACCTTCGCCACCCACCTCTACGGCGCGACCAACGACCTGCTCGTGGTGCAGCGGGCCTTGGGGCACCGGGACGTGTCCACCACCCAGATCTACACCCACCTCGTGGACGGTCAGCTCGAGGAAGCCCTCGAACGCCTTTGA
- a CDS encoding terminase large subunit domain-containing protein codes for MAVTDKERKLAATLSDPVLWGQAYLYNRDGSGRDYWPHQVEDLRCPAKNIIHLDGRDVGKSIVLSTDALHYAFTTRGGQGLIAAPHQGHLDTIIEEIEFQLDSNPDLMNSIALTKYGKPKIHRKPYFRLEFTNGSVLYFRPAGAYGDAFRSLHVGRVWVDEGAWLTERAWKALRQCLKAGGTLRIYSTPNGLRDTTYYRLTSSDQFHVFRWPSWLNPLWTEDREAELLEFYGGRDSSGWQHEVAGEHGKPSYGAFNVEQFNLCRQDLLEYQKIVITDSELRDCDTEEAAHDRLEMLLNLTPRSGQFWVGGDLGYTNDPTEIVVFQETEIGERTLLKMILRVHLEHVSYPHIAQIIALLERYYTPAGIGVDNGGNGLAVVQELLTLDKYKGLELEGRLKGYDFGGMTRLAVRDGKEIKKRTKELMTSLINGALQRKQLIFPSDDLEVEDQFTTHTYTLRDGKIIYSKGNDHIIDAVRCAMLIREEGNLDPVGEEVVSLKPVLTNPVFI; via the coding sequence ATGGCGGTAACCGACAAGGAGCGCAAACTCGCGGCGACCCTGAGCGATCCCGTGTTGTGGGGGCAAGCCTACCTCTACAACCGGGATGGCTCAGGCCGCGACTACTGGCCGCACCAGGTGGAGGACCTGCGCTGCCCGGCCAAGAACATCATCCACCTCGACGGCCGGGACGTGGGAAAGTCCATCGTGCTCTCGACCGACGCGCTCCATTACGCCTTCACCACCCGGGGCGGCCAGGGCCTCATCGCGGCTCCGCACCAGGGGCACCTCGACACCATCATCGAGGAGATCGAGTTCCAGCTCGACAGCAACCCGGATCTGATGAACAGCATCGCCCTGACCAAGTACGGCAAGCCCAAGATCCACCGCAAACCCTACTTCCGGCTGGAGTTCACCAACGGTTCGGTGCTCTATTTCCGCCCGGCCGGGGCTTATGGCGACGCCTTCCGGTCCCTGCACGTGGGCCGCGTCTGGGTCGATGAAGGAGCCTGGCTGACCGAACGGGCCTGGAAGGCGCTGCGCCAGTGCCTCAAGGCCGGGGGGACGCTACGCATCTACTCCACGCCCAACGGCCTGCGCGACACCACCTATTACCGGCTCACCTCGTCGGACCAGTTCCATGTGTTCCGCTGGCCGTCCTGGCTCAACCCCCTGTGGACCGAGGATCGCGAGGCCGAACTGCTGGAGTTCTACGGCGGCCGCGACAGCTCCGGCTGGCAGCACGAGGTGGCCGGTGAACACGGCAAGCCCTCCTATGGGGCCTTCAATGTCGAACAGTTCAACCTCTGTCGGCAGGATCTGCTGGAGTACCAGAAGATCGTCATCACCGATTCCGAGCTGCGCGATTGCGACACCGAGGAAGCGGCCCACGACCGGCTGGAGATGCTGCTCAACCTCACTCCCCGCAGCGGGCAGTTCTGGGTCGGCGGCGACTTGGGCTACACCAACGACCCCACCGAGATCGTCGTATTCCAGGAGACGGAAATCGGCGAGCGGACGCTGCTGAAGATGATCCTGCGCGTCCATCTCGAACACGTATCCTATCCGCACATCGCCCAGATCATCGCGCTGCTGGAGCGTTACTACACCCCGGCGGGCATCGGCGTGGATAATGGCGGCAACGGTCTGGCCGTGGTTCAGGAGCTGCTCACCCTGGACAAGTACAAAGGGCTGGAGCTGGAAGGCAGGCTCAAGGGATACGACTTCGGCGGCATGACCCGGCTGGCGGTGCGGGACGGCAAGGAAATCAAGAAACGGACCAAGGAGCTGATGACCAGCCTCATCAACGGGGCGCTGCAACGCAAGCAGCTCATTTTCCCCTCGGACGACCTAGAGGTGGAAGACCAGTTCACCACCCACACCTACACCCTGCGGGACGGCAAGATCATCTATTCCAAGGGCAACGACCACATCATCGACGCGGTGCGCTGCGCCATGCTGATCCGGGAGGAAGGCAACCTCGACCCGGTCGGTGAAGAGGTGGTCTCCCTCAAGCCGGTGCTCACCAATCCGGTCTTCATCTGA
- a CDS encoding RloB family protein codes for MPPKRRKFQRPIGERRYRKLFVIAVEGVKTEPQYFAIFNDQQSVIRVNCLKGSHDSSPPQVLKRMEDHLRQEELRSSDEAWLVVDKDQWTDEQLDQLRDWAQARDNYGFALSNPKFEYWLLLHFEDGTGIASSRDCSDRLKRHLPGYDKGIDARKITRDRIDEAIHRARLRDNPPCADWPRALGGTTVYKLVENILQV; via the coding sequence ATGCCCCCGAAGAGACGCAAATTCCAGAGACCCATTGGCGAGCGTCGCTACCGCAAACTGTTCGTGATCGCGGTGGAAGGCGTGAAGACCGAGCCGCAGTATTTCGCCATCTTCAATGACCAGCAATCGGTAATCCGGGTGAACTGCCTCAAAGGCAGCCACGATAGCTCTCCTCCGCAGGTACTGAAGCGGATGGAAGATCATCTCCGGCAGGAGGAGCTGAGATCGTCCGACGAGGCCTGGCTCGTGGTGGACAAGGATCAGTGGACCGACGAACAGTTGGACCAGCTTCGTGACTGGGCTCAGGCACGCGACAATTACGGCTTCGCCCTCAGCAATCCCAAGTTCGAATACTGGCTGCTGCTCCACTTCGAGGATGGCACCGGCATCGCATCGTCACGGGATTGCAGCGACCGGCTGAAGCGGCACCTTCCCGGTTACGACAAGGGGATCGACGCACGCAAGATCACCCGCGACCGGATCGATGAAGCCATCCACCGCGCCAGGCTGCGCGACAATCCTCCCTGCGCTGACTGGCCACGCGCCCTTGGCGGCACCACGGTTTACAAGCTGGTCGAAAACATTCTCCAGGTCTGA
- a CDS encoding phage portal protein family protein: MESTAHQDEQPESLDTTGFVIAPMAAAAALDSAAFAKVNAAEAIPATWEERARKAWEYYVEEPLVKNCVNSWRTFAVGDEIKITSDDENLKEQALDAAWRLNVSQFIKDMVLQLLVKGDAIGFKRFTKSGQDIEELVCVNPVSVKVKYAQGELIEARQFPEDTPGGGESIPLPVEQVVHLKWDAPAFSPRGNSLVLPAFQAIELLRDYRRAEQAIAKRWATPFRLLKVGGAFGQKMVMPDQRMLEQVRDMVNKMDMKSGLVVPFYVNVETHGTDGQVLNVEDKVKEVKEDIVVALGLSRSLVTGDGPNFATASVSMQKMMVMIREIKQAARKLLDWVFDDWMELNDHGDKSIQFIFNDLDPSDAVDFKKLLIELYDRKLISRSSLQLKMDLDPDIEAANRETERKQIDLMDEKQVKPVVDMVVSGILSVPRARKMLGIPAEDDEPTAEAALVWSGDLESTGIAAVCDECSHFIADTNHCRVHNSERTFDAPACRFIDRREPR; the protein is encoded by the coding sequence GTGGAAAGCACCGCCCATCAGGACGAACAACCCGAAAGCCTGGACACCACCGGCTTTGTCATCGCGCCGATGGCAGCAGCGGCCGCGCTCGACTCGGCCGCCTTCGCCAAGGTGAACGCCGCCGAAGCGATTCCGGCCACCTGGGAAGAACGCGCCCGCAAGGCCTGGGAATACTACGTCGAGGAGCCGCTGGTGAAGAACTGCGTCAACTCCTGGCGCACCTTCGCCGTGGGCGACGAGATCAAAATCACCAGCGATGACGAGAACCTAAAGGAGCAGGCCCTGGATGCCGCCTGGCGGCTGAACGTCTCGCAGTTCATCAAGGACATGGTTCTTCAGCTTCTGGTGAAAGGTGACGCCATCGGCTTCAAGCGCTTCACCAAGTCCGGCCAGGACATCGAGGAGCTGGTCTGTGTCAACCCGGTTTCGGTCAAGGTCAAATACGCCCAGGGCGAACTGATCGAGGCCCGGCAATTTCCCGAGGACACACCCGGCGGCGGCGAATCCATTCCGCTGCCCGTCGAGCAGGTGGTCCACCTCAAATGGGACGCACCGGCCTTCTCGCCCCGAGGCAACTCCCTCGTGCTTCCCGCCTTTCAAGCCATCGAACTGCTGCGCGACTACCGCCGGGCCGAACAGGCCATCGCCAAGCGCTGGGCCACGCCCTTTCGTCTGCTCAAGGTGGGCGGCGCGTTCGGCCAGAAGATGGTGATGCCGGACCAGCGGATGCTCGAACAGGTTCGCGACATGGTCAACAAGATGGACATGAAAAGCGGCCTGGTGGTCCCGTTCTACGTCAACGTCGAAACCCACGGCACCGACGGCCAGGTCCTCAACGTCGAGGACAAGGTCAAAGAGGTGAAGGAAGACATCGTGGTGGCCTTGGGGCTGTCACGCTCGCTGGTGACCGGCGACGGTCCGAACTTCGCCACCGCCTCGGTGAGCATGCAGAAGATGATGGTCATGATCCGCGAGATCAAACAGGCCGCTCGCAAGCTCCTCGACTGGGTGTTCGACGACTGGATGGAACTTAACGACCACGGCGACAAGAGCATCCAGTTCATCTTCAACGACCTCGACCCCAGCGACGCGGTCGATTTCAAGAAGCTCCTCATCGAACTCTACGACCGCAAGCTCATCAGCCGCTCCAGCCTTCAGCTCAAGATGGACCTGGACCCGGACATCGAGGCCGCCAACCGCGAGACTGAACGCAAGCAGATCGACCTGATGGACGAGAAGCAGGTGAAGCCGGTGGTGGATATGGTCGTCTCCGGCATCCTCAGCGTGCCTCGCGCCCGGAAGATGCTCGGGATTCCGGCTGAGGACGATGAACCCACGGCGGAGGCGGCATTAGTCTGGTCGGGCGACCTGGAATCCACCGGCATTGCTGCCGTGTGCGACGAGTGCAGCCACTTCATAGCTGACACCAACCACTGCCGGGTCCACAACAGCGAGCGCACCTTCGACGCCCCGGCCTGTCGCTTCATCGACCGCCGGGAGCCCCGCTGA
- a CDS encoding AAA family ATPase translates to MIVSFSLENWMSFRNQVTFSMVASRERQHGDRVPKLGKYQTRVLPVAAIYGGNASGKTNFFKALSFAKALVVKGTQPDSLIPVEPFRLDAKVADQPSRFGFELLIDEIIYEFSFAVTRKAILEEKLVAITSTSEKVLYHRREGKPNFDDSLAKDQFLQFAFKGTRDNQLFLTNSVSQKVDNFRPVYDWFKDTLELVAPDSRFEPFEQFLDEGHPLYSTMNEMLPQLDTGIAHLGGEEIPFENIPLPEPLKTKLQEDVKEGMTVRLLTEPINERFVVTRKGGELIAKKLVTYHPKADGTEAKFEIRQESDGSQRVIDLLPAFLELSAQVSKKVYVIDEVDRSLHTLLTRRLLEAYLANCSTETRTQLLLTTHDVLLMDQQLLRRDEMWVAERDATGASNLLSFSEYKDVRYDKDIRKSYLQGRLGGIPRILLGGALTNPCLTEENEGDD, encoded by the coding sequence ATGATAGTCAGTTTCTCACTCGAAAACTGGATGTCCTTCCGCAACCAGGTCACATTTTCGATGGTCGCCAGCAGGGAGCGCCAGCATGGAGACAGGGTTCCCAAGCTCGGCAAGTACCAGACGAGAGTTCTTCCGGTTGCGGCAATTTACGGCGGCAACGCGTCGGGCAAGACCAACTTTTTCAAGGCCCTGAGTTTCGCCAAGGCGCTGGTCGTCAAGGGTACCCAGCCCGACAGCCTGATTCCTGTCGAGCCGTTCCGGCTGGACGCCAAGGTGGCCGATCAGCCGTCACGGTTTGGCTTCGAGCTGCTGATCGATGAGATCATTTACGAGTTCAGCTTCGCGGTGACTCGCAAGGCGATTTTGGAAGAGAAGCTGGTGGCCATTACAAGCACCAGTGAAAAGGTGCTCTACCACCGTCGGGAAGGAAAGCCCAACTTCGATGATTCCCTGGCCAAGGACCAGTTCCTCCAGTTCGCTTTCAAAGGGACCCGGGACAACCAACTCTTCCTGACCAACTCGGTCTCCCAGAAGGTCGACAATTTCCGGCCGGTCTACGACTGGTTCAAGGACACGCTCGAGCTGGTCGCGCCCGATTCCCGCTTCGAACCTTTCGAGCAATTCCTCGACGAGGGGCATCCGCTCTACTCCACCATGAACGAGATGCTGCCGCAGCTCGACACCGGCATCGCGCACCTGGGTGGCGAGGAGATCCCCTTCGAAAACATTCCGCTGCCCGAGCCGCTGAAGACCAAGCTGCAGGAAGACGTGAAGGAAGGCATGACCGTTCGTCTGCTGACCGAGCCGATCAACGAACGGTTCGTGGTGACCCGCAAAGGTGGCGAGCTGATCGCCAAGAAGCTGGTGACCTATCATCCAAAGGCGGACGGCACTGAAGCCAAGTTCGAGATCCGTCAGGAGTCCGACGGCTCGCAGCGGGTGATCGATCTGCTGCCCGCGTTTCTTGAGCTCTCGGCCCAGGTCTCGAAGAAGGTCTACGTGATCGACGAGGTCGACCGCAGCCTGCACACGCTGCTGACACGCAGATTGCTCGAGGCGTACCTGGCCAACTGCTCCACGGAAACCAGAACGCAATTGCTGCTGACCACCCATGACGTGCTGCTCATGGATCAGCAACTCCTGCGCCGTGACGAGATGTGGGTCGCCGAAAGAGACGCCACCGGAGCCTCGAACCTGCTCTCCTTCAGCGAGTACAAGGATGTCCGGTATGACAAGGATATCCGCAAAAGCTACCTGCAGGGGCGACTGGGTGGGATTCCCCGGATTCTCTTGGGAGGCGCTTTGACCAATCCCTGCCTCACCGAGGAAAATGAGGGGGATGACTGA